Proteins from a single region of Paraglaciecola sp. T6c:
- a CDS encoding DUF2750 domain-containing protein, translated as MTEISAEEFIALSKLLPEERFDYAITRMIERQHLWGLFGDNGWLMLKAEDDACIPVWPYAEFAQAWVKNDFPDCEPKQIDFAQWHQVWLPGMQQNGTLVLVFPLSEDEEGIMLEAQEMLECINEELQTES; from the coding sequence ATGACGGAAATTTCAGCGGAAGAATTTATTGCCCTTAGCAAGTTATTACCAGAAGAGCGTTTTGATTACGCTATTACTCGTATGATTGAGCGTCAGCATTTGTGGGGATTATTCGGCGACAATGGCTGGCTAATGCTTAAAGCTGAAGATGATGCTTGTATACCCGTATGGCCTTACGCTGAATTTGCGCAAGCTTGGGTTAAAAATGACTTCCCAGATTGTGAGCCGAAGCAAATTGACTTTGCCCAGTGGCATCAGGTGTGGTTACCCGGTATGCAACAAAATGGTACCTTGGTGTTGGTGTTCCCATTGAGTGAAGATGAAGAAGGGATCATGCTTGAAGCCCAGGAAATGCTTGAATGTATTAATGAGGAACTGCAAACAGAATCCTAG
- a CDS encoding DUF6942 family protein, with amino-acid sequence MTSSLYAEASDDAGLGVNHARINVYIANRPNYQDLSLLNTMRPFCTGDIEALNRQCGNGWRKVFNVYAKLVFAWRSADPVLDACLPGAGCASWQVYRDTVLLQKDSQTALLFNPPLPQQDLPNYGNGCADNAITGTIHNAYHIIMGRTYAKSLVQTAGLNLTWHGEEFAIDQIARTVVCPYFDYRQLSNIKIIRLVELLKSLNQ; translated from the coding sequence GTGACGTCTTCTCTTTATGCTGAGGCTAGTGATGATGCGGGCCTAGGGGTTAACCACGCCCGCATCAACGTCTATATCGCCAATCGGCCAAATTACCAAGATTTATCTCTACTAAATACAATGCGCCCCTTTTGCACGGGGGACATTGAAGCGCTCAATCGACAGTGTGGTAATGGCTGGCGTAAAGTCTTTAATGTTTATGCAAAATTAGTGTTTGCTTGGCGAAGTGCGGATCCCGTATTAGATGCATGTTTGCCCGGTGCGGGCTGTGCAAGCTGGCAAGTCTATAGGGATACAGTCTTGCTGCAAAAAGACAGTCAGACCGCTTTGCTTTTTAACCCGCCCTTACCACAGCAAGACTTGCCTAATTACGGCAACGGCTGCGCTGATAACGCTATAACGGGCACAATTCATAATGCGTATCACATTATAATGGGCCGTACTTATGCAAAATCTTTAGTTCAGACTGCAGGTTTGAACTTAACATGGCACGGTGAAGAGTTTGCTATTGATCAGATTGCCCGCACAGTGGTTTGCCCATACTTTGATTACCGCCAGTTATCCAATATTAAAATTATCCGCTTAGTTGAATTGTTAAAATCGCTTAATCAATAG
- a CDS encoding SufS family cysteine desulfurase, with protein sequence MSELFLRQQFPIFHQQNDGSPWLYFDNGATTQKPQPVIDTITRFYSQQNANVHRASHRVSADTTNAFEQVRKDVAALINASSEKEIIWTKGTTESINLLANVLAKGHVESGDEIVLSALEHHANIVPWQQIANELGLHIKVIPVNKDGVLQLANIKSLITDKTALVAVSHVSNALGNINPISHIIAHAKKHGALTLIDGAQAIAHLPVDVQALDCDFYAFSGHKMFGPTGIGVLYGRQVLLDGLPPYQTGGEMIEKVSFSGTTFQGLPFKFEAGTPNIAGVLGLGAAVSFLKTHQSVIHEQEQALYTSLVNGLRSISGIRLWGDLENSVCVQSFTVDGINNQDLGLLLNEHNIAVRVGHHCAMPLMQALSIDGTVRVSLSGYNTLPEIHHFIDVLQGIVSSLRPDSINASQDLTSVAVVKNTAPQNEAWNDKAFDFDTMPLALSIRQAKGWDETYRQIMLAGKQLHKLLPEDHTGQYEVMGCESQVWLKCVVRDDHLILAAHSPSKIVRGLLAIIFEPLARLTVRQIKQFSLHDYLHALGLGKHVSQSRGNGLQAVIEQIQHQVHSR encoded by the coding sequence ATGTCTGAGTTGTTTTTACGTCAGCAATTTCCCATTTTTCACCAACAAAATGACGGATCGCCTTGGCTATATTTCGATAATGGTGCCACCACACAAAAGCCGCAGCCAGTTATTGATACCATAACTCGCTTTTACTCCCAGCAAAATGCGAATGTACACCGTGCTAGCCACCGAGTATCTGCTGACACCACAAACGCCTTTGAGCAGGTGCGTAAAGATGTCGCTGCATTGATCAATGCCAGCAGTGAAAAAGAAATCATTTGGACCAAGGGCACAACAGAAAGCATTAACTTATTGGCTAACGTATTGGCCAAGGGGCACGTGGAATCTGGTGATGAGATTGTGTTGTCTGCGCTGGAGCACCACGCGAACATTGTACCTTGGCAGCAAATCGCTAATGAACTGGGACTGCACATAAAAGTGATCCCAGTGAATAAAGATGGTGTGCTGCAGTTAGCAAACATTAAAAGTTTAATCACCGATAAAACTGCTTTGGTAGCGGTTAGTCATGTCTCTAATGCGCTGGGAAATATAAACCCAATTTCGCACATTATCGCTCATGCTAAAAAGCATGGGGCATTAACGCTAATTGATGGTGCCCAGGCTATTGCTCATTTACCCGTAGACGTGCAGGCGCTTGATTGTGATTTTTATGCTTTCAGTGGTCATAAGATGTTTGGCCCAACGGGAATTGGCGTTTTGTATGGCCGCCAAGTATTACTCGATGGTTTACCGCCGTACCAAACCGGTGGTGAAATGATTGAAAAGGTGAGTTTTTCAGGTACAACCTTTCAAGGATTACCGTTCAAATTTGAGGCCGGCACACCTAATATTGCTGGCGTGTTGGGTTTAGGGGCGGCCGTGTCTTTTTTAAAGACGCATCAATCGGTAATCCATGAACAAGAGCAAGCCCTGTATACCTCGTTAGTTAATGGCTTGCGAAGCATTTCAGGTATACGTTTATGGGGGGACCTTGAAAACAGCGTTTGCGTGCAATCATTCACTGTCGATGGGATCAACAACCAGGATCTTGGGCTATTGCTTAACGAGCATAATATCGCGGTTAGGGTAGGTCATCATTGTGCTATGCCATTGATGCAGGCGCTCTCAATTGATGGCACGGTGCGGGTTTCCTTGAGTGGCTACAATACCTTGCCAGAAATACATCATTTCATTGACGTGCTACAAGGTATTGTAAGCTCGCTGCGCCCTGATTCTATAAACGCCAGCCAAGATTTAACGTCAGTAGCAGTGGTGAAAAACACTGCACCGCAAAATGAAGCATGGAATGACAAGGCGTTTGATTTTGACACTATGCCACTGGCGCTGAGCATACGACAGGCCAAGGGCTGGGATGAAACCTACCGGCAAATTATGCTCGCCGGTAAACAATTGCATAAATTGCTTCCTGAGGATCACACTGGGCAATACGAAGTGATGGGCTGTGAGAGCCAAGTGTGGCTGAAATGCGTTGTACGCGATGATCACCTTATTTTAGCTGCTCATTCGCCAAGTAAAATCGTACGCGGGTTATTGGCCATCATTTTTGAGCCATTAGCGCGTCTAACGGTGCGTCAAATAAAGCAATTTAGTCTGCATGATTATTTACACGCGCTGGGGCTAGGTAAGCATGTGAGTCAATCAAGAGGCAATGGCTTGCAAGCCGTGATTGAACAAATTCAACACCAGGTTCACTCACGTTAG
- a CDS encoding hydrolase has protein sequence MLQTNDTGLVVIDIQGNLAHQVFQSEALLHNTLTLINAAQILAIPNICLEQAPLKLGPTVPLLAEELTHHPLITKHTFNACDTQTFVDTLHDSQKDNWLVCGIEAHVCVYQTVLGMLDLGYHVEVVSDAVSSRAQENKALAIEKLSARGASITSVEMALFELIKDCRSPAFKTILPLIK, from the coding sequence ATGCTACAAACAAACGATACTGGCCTTGTTGTTATCGATATACAAGGCAACTTAGCCCATCAGGTGTTTCAAAGCGAAGCACTGCTTCATAATACACTTACGCTCATCAACGCTGCTCAAATATTAGCTATCCCCAATATATGCCTAGAGCAAGCCCCACTTAAATTAGGTCCGACAGTTCCACTGTTAGCCGAAGAGCTTACGCACCATCCCCTTATCACTAAGCACACCTTTAACGCATGTGATACACAGACGTTTGTAGACACACTACACGATAGCCAAAAGGACAACTGGCTTGTCTGTGGCATAGAAGCACATGTATGTGTTTATCAGACGGTGCTTGGCATGCTGGACTTAGGCTATCACGTAGAAGTGGTCAGCGACGCTGTCTCATCGAGAGCCCAAGAGAATAAAGCGTTAGCGATAGAGAAATTAAGCGCACGCGGAGCAAGCATCACAAGCGTAGAAATGGCTTTATTTGAGCTAATAAAAGACTGCCGTTCACCTGCTTTTAAGACTATTCTACCCTTGATAAAATAA
- a CDS encoding purine-nucleoside phosphorylase produces MKYLVCALCLLVSVSVIGAEKKPIAVKVFIAGMFEIGANQGDKAGEFQHWYERYFAEAQPITIPGALTPVFCNKNGVCGSVLGMGKVASSSSMLAIVLNSQFDFSHSYFMISGVGGIPPSQGTIADVNWGSWLIDYDLGHRWMPEEGEAGAPVFMPRKGYEDIRRYQLNPALVNFAVSLSKNAQLKDSPSAQAYRMRYPEPQARRKPAVTVGTHIAGDTFFHGPGLSAEAQYMSELYGADDYMIAEMEGVAIAQVLARTVGTDRMLSLRGAVNFDQGNPNESTLAHLDPAPGETAGGFAETVENIVIVGGSVVDHIVTHWSDFKDGYSAK; encoded by the coding sequence TTGAAGTATTTAGTCTGTGCCTTGTGCCTATTAGTAAGTGTGTCAGTGATTGGGGCAGAGAAAAAGCCGATTGCTGTAAAAGTGTTTATAGCCGGCATGTTTGAAATCGGTGCAAATCAAGGGGATAAAGCGGGAGAATTTCAACATTGGTATGAGCGTTATTTTGCCGAGGCCCAACCAATCACGATCCCGGGGGCGTTGACGCCGGTATTTTGTAATAAAAATGGCGTGTGTGGGTCGGTGTTAGGCATGGGCAAAGTGGCGTCTTCATCCTCAATGCTCGCGATAGTTTTAAATAGCCAGTTTGATTTCTCTCATAGTTATTTCATGATCAGTGGCGTGGGCGGAATTCCTCCCTCGCAGGGCACCATCGCGGATGTTAATTGGGGCAGTTGGTTAATCGATTACGATTTGGGGCACCGCTGGATGCCAGAAGAAGGCGAGGCAGGAGCGCCTGTATTTATGCCTAGGAAAGGTTATGAAGATATTCGTCGCTATCAGCTTAACCCTGCGTTAGTTAATTTCGCGGTTTCTTTATCAAAAAATGCTCAGCTAAAAGACTCACCTTCGGCTCAGGCGTATCGTATGCGTTACCCTGAACCGCAAGCGCGACGTAAACCAGCAGTGACTGTGGGCACGCATATCGCCGGTGATACTTTCTTTCATGGCCCAGGTCTGTCAGCTGAAGCACAATACATGAGTGAGCTATATGGGGCAGATGACTACATGATCGCAGAAATGGAAGGAGTGGCGATTGCCCAAGTACTCGCGCGGACAGTGGGTACTGACAGAATGCTCAGTTTACGAGGTGCGGTGAATTTTGACCAAGGAAATCCTAATGAATCTACGTTAGCGCATCTTGACCCTGCTCCGGGTGAAACCGCCGGAGGATTTGCCGAAACCGTGGAAAATATTGTCATAGTCGGTGGTAGTGTGGTTGATCACATTGTCACGCATTGGTCTGACTTTAAAGACGGTTACTCAGCAAAATAG
- a CDS encoding DUF3565 domain-containing protein, producing the protein MKQPIIGYVKDDEDHWVAKLGCGHHQHVRHDPPWTNRPWVITKQGREQHLNMDLECKKCDQQAPRDFTLSDPMD; encoded by the coding sequence ATGAAGCAGCCTATTATTGGTTACGTAAAAGATGACGAAGACCATTGGGTAGCGAAACTCGGCTGTGGTCACCATCAACATGTACGGCACGATCCTCCGTGGACAAACAGGCCTTGGGTGATAACAAAACAAGGCCGTGAGCAACATCTGAACATGGACCTTGAATGCAAAAAATGTGACCAACAGGCTCCCCGAGATTTTACCCTGTCAGATCCTATGGATTAA
- a CDS encoding DUF3307 domain-containing protein: protein MVLFLLMIAAHILGDFYIQKDSWVTCRNNHHFASWGLGKHVLSHVVLLTTAIWLAGFLTAQGWIAIVVIGFSHLLIDVWKSYQPNKLSYFLLDQFFHIVIIALAALALSGIGLAEIKTQLYLLLKVKYVAITCAYVIACRPVSIAITIALDNYTAQLADKQTGLASAGRWIGYIERCLIISFVLIGQFAGVGFLLAAKTIFRFGDLTKEKDMKLTEYMMLGTLLSFSCALLLGWWVNRL, encoded by the coding sequence ATGGTATTGTTTTTATTGATGATTGCAGCTCACATACTGGGTGATTTTTATATTCAGAAAGATAGCTGGGTAACCTGTCGAAATAATCATCATTTTGCCTCATGGGGGCTAGGTAAACATGTACTGTCTCATGTTGTTCTGCTCACTACTGCCATATGGTTGGCCGGCTTCTTAACTGCACAAGGCTGGATAGCCATTGTCGTGATAGGCTTTTCACATCTGCTTATCGATGTATGGAAGTCTTATCAACCAAACAAACTGAGCTACTTCTTATTAGACCAATTCTTTCATATCGTGATCATCGCTTTGGCTGCACTAGCGCTTAGTGGTATTGGCTTGGCCGAGATAAAAACACAGCTATATTTGCTCCTAAAAGTGAAATATGTAGCCATAACGTGTGCCTATGTGATTGCGTGTCGGCCGGTATCGATAGCCATAACAATCGCTCTGGATAATTACACCGCACAATTAGCGGATAAACAAACGGGTCTTGCATCTGCAGGGCGCTGGATCGGCTATATAGAAAGGTGCTTAATTATCTCGTTTGTGTTGATTGGCCAATTTGCGGGTGTAGGCTTTTTGCTAGCAGCCAAAACGATTTTTCGATTTGGCGACTTAACAAAAGAAAAAGACATGAAGCTAACTGAGTACATGATGCTGGGCACCTTATTAAGCTTCTCATGTGCGTTATTACTGGGCTGGTGGGTCAATAGACTCTGA